The Aspergillus luchuensis IFO 4308 DNA, chromosome 7, nearly complete sequence genome has a segment encoding these proteins:
- a CDS encoding uncharacterized protein (COG:G;~EggNog:ENOG410QDIV;~InterPro:IPR020846,IPR011701,IPR036259;~PFAM:PF07690;~SMCOG1106:major facilitator transporter;~TransMembrane:12 (i41-59o79-100i107-127o133-155i167-188o200-226i273-296o308-328i340-360o366-387i399-419o431-455i);~antiSMASH:Cluster_7.2;~go_function: GO:0022857 - transmembrane transporter activity [Evidence IEA];~go_process: GO:0055085 - transmembrane transport [Evidence IEA]) has protein sequence MMADDDTIKGLSVEAESSRTDDTELTPQEQRRVIRRVDARLIVMLGFLHTVSLLDRGNLSTAAVAGMEKELHLQGNQYNIIAVVFFPPYICLQMLGPVLIRRLGPKIFLAGICFIWGIAMMCGGFVHNWAQLAGIRIIIGALEAGFFPAAVYLIATWYTRYQMQKRFAIFYLLGCVASAFTGILSYGITFMNGLGGLTAWRWIFVIQGLLTCTLAAISYFVLINFLDRMRSNKSRFLSDREYDFITHQINDDRGDVRLEPFNLKKYLVAALDINIWGFGLVYFCTTSTAYSIAYFLPLIYRQGMGFSMGASLCLFAPPYVAAGITMMATSWIGDKYRLRGPIIVFNAMLALIGLPLMTFTKGNGPRLVGCFLTTMGANSNVPAAMAYQANNVRGQWKRAACSAIFVGLGASGGMVGSLVFRSQDAPEYRPGMLTCIGLQAAAIVLVGLLTTRLYLRNRRVDRGELVIGDLPGFRYTY, from the exons ATGATGGCCGACGACGACACCATCAAAGGCCTGTCCGTTGAGGCAGAGAGCTCCCGAACCGATGATACGGAGCTGACTCCACAGGAGCAGCGACGGGTTATCCGTCGAGTTGACGCCCGATTGATTGTCATGCTGGGGTTCCTGCACACCGTATCGCTGCTTGACCGGGGAAACCTGTCTACTGCAGCGGTTGCGGGAATGGAGAAGGAATTGCACCTCCAGGGTAATCAATAT AATATCATTGCTGTCGTGTTCTTTCCTCCCTACATCTGTCTGCAAATGCTGGGTCCAGTGCTGATTCGCAGGCTGGGCCCGAAGATCTTCCTTGCGGGCATTTGCTTTATCTGGGGTATTGCTATG ATGTGCGGTGGATTCGTCCACAACTGGGCTCAACTAGCTGGCATTCGAATAATCATCGGAGCCTTGGAAGCAGGGTTCTTCCCCGCTGCTGTCTATCTTATTGCGACCTGGTACACCCGCTATCAGATGCAGAAGCGATTTGCCATCTTCTACCTGCTCGGCTGTGTGGCATCGGCGTTCACCGGTATTCTATCTTATGGCATCACGTTTATG AACGGCCTGGGCGGCCTCACAGCATGGCGCTGGATTTTTGTCATCCAAGGCCTCCTCACCTGCACACTCGCAGCAATCAGCTACTTCGTGCTAATCAACTTCCTGGATCGTATGCGATCAAACAAGAGTCGATTCCTATCGGACCGAGAATACGACTTCATTACTCACCAGATCAACGACGACCGCGGGGACGTGAGACTCGAGCCGTTCAATCTGAAGAAGTACCTTGTCGCTGCACTGGACATTAATATATGGGGATTTGGACTAGTGTACTTCTGCACTACATCCACTGCCTATTCGATCGCATATTTTCTGCCTCTGATATACAGGCAGGGAATGGGATTTTCAATGGGAGCATCATTGTGTCTCTTCGCTCCACCGTACGTGGCTGCGGGGATCACCATGATGGCAACATCGTGGATTGGAGACAAATATCGGCTGCGGGGACCAATTATTGTCTTCAATGCCATGTTGGCGTTGATCGGGCTGCCTTTGATG ACCTTCACCAAGGGCAACGGGCCACGACTGGTTGGGTGTTTCCTTACTACCATGGGAGCCAATTCGAATGTTCCTGCTGCTATGGCATATCAG GCAAACAATGTCCGCGGTCAGTGGAAGCGAGCGGCCTGCAGCGCCATCTTTGTCGGTCTCGGTGCGTCAGGCGGCATGGTCGGGTCTCTTGTCTTTCGGTCTCAGGATGCCCCGGAGTATCGGCCGGGAATGCTTACCTGTATTGGATTGCAGGCTGCTGCAATAGTGCTGGTGGGGTTGTTGACCACTCGATTGTATCTGCGCAATCGTCGCGTGGATCGGGGAGAGTTGGTTATTGGAGATCTGCCGGGGTTTCGGTATACTTATTAG
- a CDS encoding caleosin family protein (COG:S;~EggNog:ENOG410PJBN;~InterPro:IPR007736,IPR011992,IPR002048,IPR018247;~PFAM:PF00036,PF05042;~TransMembrane:1 (o111-129i);~antiSMASH:Cluster_7.2;~go_function: GO:0005509 - calcium ion binding [Evidence IEA]), producing the protein MPRKVSFSETQLPNFDKPIRPPSISVDFSTTVPECPVTAARQPARYTNDYIEKPGVPRANTTASIDRPDGDESYTKQFGDFTPLQQHVLFWDRDRDGQIYPWDTYNGFRDLGFNIIFSFLAVLIINLNFSYPTRLAHSYLPDPWFRVYVDAVHKAKHGSDSNTYDPEGRFVPQSFENMFAKYDRDGDGALTLRELFDMMHGNRCAADPFGV; encoded by the exons ATGCCTCGAAAAGTCTCTTTCTCGGAAACTCAACTACCCAATTTCGACAAACCCATCCGCCCTCCTTCTATCAGCGTCGACTTTTCCACCACTGTCCCCGAATGCCCCGTCACTGCAGCCCGCCAACCAGCTCGCTATACGAACGACTACATTGAGAAGCCGGGGGTGCCGCGGGCCAATACCACTGCCTCGATTGACCGGCCGGACGGGGATGAGAGCTATACAAAGCAATTTGGCGATTTT ACCCCCCTCCAACAACATGTCCTCTTCTGGGACCGCGACCGCGACGGGCAAATATACCCCTGGGATACATATAACGGCTTTCGCGACCTAGGGTTCaatatcatcttctccttcttagCTGTTCTAATCATCAACTTGAACTTCTCCTATCCGACTCGCCTGGCGCATTCGTATCTCCCGGACCCGTGGTTTAGGGTATATGTGGATGCGGTTCACAAAGCTAAG CACGGCTCAGACAGCAATACCTACGACCCCGAAGGACGCTTCGTTCCCCAATCGTTCGAGAATATGTTCGCCAAATATGATCGAGATGGTGACGGGGCATTGACATTGCGGGAGCTGTTTGATATGATGCACGGGAACAGATGCGCGGCTGATCCGTTTGGTGTATGA
- a CDS encoding uncharacterized protein (COG:G;~EggNog:ENOG410QDHI;~InterPro:IPR020846,IPR011701,IPR036259;~PFAM:PF07690;~TransMembrane:11 (o34-52i81-102o108-127i139-160o204-227i273-295o315-334i346-364o376-394i406-429o441-460i);~go_function: GO:0022857 - transmembrane transporter activity [Evidence IEA];~go_process: GO:0055085 - transmembrane transport [Evidence IEA]) gives MDTPKDNSKGPIDRVSSVNEQLSDEIRPEDERALVWRLDCFFLVVGFLGYAFKYLDQTNISNAYVSGMETDLELLGNEYNYFTTFFNIGYMIMLYPSCIIISHIGPAIWLPACEVLWGILTCCLSTVTSAKQVYGLRFLIGFFEGATWPGYFTIISQWYLPHEMALRMSLYNMAQPVGAMLSGAMQGAMSTNLEGVMGRSGWRWAFIINGVCTIFIALLAFVILPGFPERQNPLSKIYLGPQHIKTAIARTRRVGRKPQIGIQVKSFLRCFKFWHLWLFAIAWAIGTGTTPTSYFNLWLKSLKNPDGSAKYSVAMLDYLPIAGQAIQLVAEILFSGFSDYFGVRLPFLLLHSVINIVSLIILTIQPSNEHTYMAGWYMDYIGAVSTMLLCAWAAAHLETEPEVRTVLFATGTLFAYLLSAFLPIAAYPASEAPHWRIGAKLYLGLSCLAAVLFVCIHFAFKWEERRKAKTRQVDDWNVNADEHEVSEGRV, from the exons ATGGATACGCCCAAGGATAATAGTAAAGGCCCTATTGATAGGGTCTCCTCTGTAAACGAGCAGCTATCGGATGAGATACGgccggaggatgagagggcACTG GTATGGCGACtcgactgcttcttcctcgtcgtgGGGTTTCTGGGATATGCATTCAAGTACCTGGACCAAACGAACATT AGCAATGCCTATGTTTCCGGTATGGAGACAGATCTCGAGCTCCTTGGTAACGAGTACAATTATTTCACGACCTTCTTCAA TATCGGATACATGATTATGCTCTACCCATCATGCATCATTATCTCTCACATCGGGCCAGCTATATGGCTGCCAGCATGCGAA GTTCTATGGGGTATACTTACCTGTTGCTTATCCACTGTCACATCTGCTAAACAG GTGTATGGCTTGCGTTTTCTCATTGGCTTCTTTGAAGGTGCGACGTGGCCTGGCTACTTCACCATTATCAG TCAATGGTATCTCCCGCACGAGATGGCCTTGCGTATGAGCTTGTATAACATGGCTCAGCCAGTTGGGGCTATGCTTTCGGGTGCCATGCAGGGTGCAATGTCAACCAATCTGGAAGGTGTCATGGGGCGAAGTGGTTGGAGATGGGCCTTTATCATAAAC GGAGTTTGCACCATATTCATTGCTTTGTTGGCATTTGTCATCCTACCTGGCTTT CCCGAAAGGCAAAATCCATTGTCCAAGATCTATCTCGGGCCACAGCATATTA AGACTGCCATTGCACGTACACGCCGCGTGGGCCGGAAACCGCAGATCGGCATCCAGGTCAAAAGCTTTCTGCGTTGCTTCAAATTCTGGCATTTATGGTTGTTCGCCA TCGCGTGGGCAATCGGCACCGGCACAACGCCAACGAGCTACTTCAACCTCTGGCTCAAGTCGTTGAAGAACCCTGATGGATCCGCTAAATA CTCCGTGGCCATGCTCGACTACCTTCCGATCGCTGGTCAAGCAATCCAACTTGTCGCTGAAATCCTTTTCAGTGGGTTTAGTGACTATTTTGGAGTCAGACTGCCATTCCTCCTCTTGCATTCG GTGATCAATATAGTATCACTCATCATCCTGACGATCCAACCGAGCAATGAGCACACCTATATGGCTGGGTGGTATATGGACTATATTGGAGC GGTCTCGACAATGCTGTTGTGTGCGTGGGCAGCTGCCCATTTGGAGACGGAGCCAGAAGTTCGCACCGTTTTGTTCGCCACCGGAACCCTCTTTGCGTATCTGCTAAgtgccttccttcccataGCTGCATATCCAGCCTCGGAAGCTCCTCACTGGCGTATTGGAGCAAAGCTGTACCTCGGTCTTTCATGCTTGGCAGCGGTGTTGTTCGTTTGCATCCATTTTGCCTTTAAGTGGGAGGAGCGGAGAAAAGCTAAAACCCGCCAAGTTGACGATTGGAATGTGAATGCAGATGAACATGAAGTCAGTGAAGGGAGGGTTTAG
- a CDS encoding FAD-dependent oxidoreductase (COG:C;~EggNog:ENOG410PFPQ;~InterPro:IPR036188,IPR006076,IPR017941,IPR034789, IPR036922,IPR038010;~PFAM:PF01266,PF13450,PF00355;~SMCOG1103:FAD dependent oxidoreductase;~antiSMASH:Cluster_7.2;~go_function: GO:0004022 - alcohol dehydrogenase (NAD+) activity [Evidence IEA];~go_function: GO:0016491 - oxidoreductase activity [Evidence IEA];~go_function: GO:0051537 - 2 iron, 2 sulfur cluster binding [Evidence IEA];~go_process: GO:0055114 - oxidation-reduction process [Evidence IEA]), protein MSSPTHWMNTSGETDPVWVHSMPYSKYPKFPSLNENVETEVCIVGSGIAGISIAYELVNRGKRVTMIEARNVLSGESGRTSGHLSNALDDGYTEIQKKHGHQGAKAAAESHTWALKRVGEISRSLGIECEYRTLPGYEISQYPRGDPNHDKEVSSLKKEVELAKQLGLPASYREGLTVKGWDGNIDQRDGAIFADQATFHPTKYFVGVLEWLQKQPNFQCYAHTRMMSSSESGLVQVTTADGYTITAKDMVEATCVPLQKLSVIAEMEYMRTYCIAIRVPKGSIEDCLLYDEAEAYKYIRFTECDEKDDYLVVGGCDHKVGQDTTSGRFQELETWVRERFTKAGTVDYKWSGQIFEPVDYMAFIGKNQGLNHTYIVTGDSGNGLTHGVLAGRLIADEIMGIDNPWASLYNPHRLSSIAKSLPSMLAHDVQINTQYKRWMKSDIKDIEDLAVGSGGVIKEGLTNPVAVYKDEQGKAHKFSAVCPHMKAVLNWNDTEKSWDCPVHGSRFSCDGVCVEGPSKANLKPMDSFAQKEQRAQQAI, encoded by the coding sequence ATGTCCAGTCCCACCCATTGGATGAACACCTCCGGTGAGACGGACCCCGTCTGGGTTCACTCTATGCCGTACTCCAAATATCCCAAGTTCCCATCATTGAATGAGAACGTCGAAACCGAAGTCTGCATTGTCGGGTCAGGTATTGCCGGTATCTCGATTGCCTATGAGCTGGTCAATCGTGGAAAGCGAGTGACCATGATCGAGGCCCGCAATGTCCTGTCTGGCGAAAGTGGCCGTACCAGTGGTCATTTGTCCAATGCCTTGGACGATGGATACACCGAGATCCAGAAGAAGCATGGACACCAGGGTGCCAAAGCCGCCGCTGAGAGCCATACCTGGGCACTCAAGCGAGTCGGGGAGATTTCCCGATCACTCGGAATTGAGTGCGAGTACCGCACGCTTCCAGGCTATGAGATCTCCCAGTACCCCCGTGGGGACCCAAACCATGATAAAGAGGTCTCCagcctgaagaaggaagttgAGTTGGCGAAGCAGCTTGGTCTTCCTGCGTCCTACCGCGAAGGTCTCACCGtgaagggatgggatggcaaCATCGACCAGCGGGACGGTGCCATTTTTGCCGACCAGGCAACCTTCCACCCGACCAAGTACTTTGTTGGGGTACTAGAGTGGCTGCAAAAGCAGCCAAACTTTCAATGCTACGCGCACACTCGCATGATGTCGTCCAGCGAGAGTGGCCTGGTGCAAGTGACAACCGCCGACGGCTACACGATCACGGCCAAGGATATGGTCGAGGCGACTTGTGTGCCACTTCAGAAACTGAGCGTCATTGCGGAGATGGAGTACATGCGGACGTACTGCATTGCCATTCGTGTTCCGAAGGGCTCGATCGAAGACTGCCTTCTCTATGACGAGGCAGAAGCGTACAAGTACATTCGGTTCACAGAATGCGATGAGAAGGACGACTACCTAGTGGTCGGAGGATGCGATCATAAGGTCGGCCAGGATACGACCAGCGGACGCTTCCAGGAACTTGAGACTTGGGTCCGTGAACGCTTCACCAAAGCCGGGACAGTCGACTATAAATGGAGCGGACAGATCTTTGAGCCTGTGGATTACATGGCATTCATTGGAAAGAACCAGGGCCTaaaccatacatacattgtCACAGGAGACAGCGGCAATGGTCTCACACACGGCGTGCTTGCTGGTAGACTCATTGCCGACGAGATTATGGGCATTGACAATCCATGGGCCAGCCTATACAACCCCCACCGGCTGTCCAGCATCGCCAAGTCCCTACCCAGTATGCTGGCGCATGATGTTCAAATCAATACCCAGTACAAGCGCTGGATGAAGTCCGACATTAAGGACATCGAGGACCTGGCCGTCGGCTCTGGAGGCGTAATCAAGGAGGGACTGACCAACCCCGTAGCCGTGTACAAAGATGAGCAAGGCAAGGCGCATAAGTTCAGCGCTGTCTGTCCACACATGAAGGCGGTGTTGAACTGGAACGACACTGAGAAGAGCTGGGATTGCCCTGTGCATGGTAGTCGCTTCAGCTGCGATGGCGTTTGTGTGGAGGGGCCGTCCAAGGCGAACTTAAAGCCCATGGATTCGTTCGCTCAGAAGGAGCAGCGGGCGCAGCAAGCCATTTAG
- a CDS encoding uncharacterized protein (antiSMASH:Cluster_7.2), giving the protein MINTKVNSLATAANNDIIIIGCRGTRNDNAKSKIIPQQEGQPQAINQLASLEGLPQAGHRNNGLSLPSTTNLPSLPSSPCQSISPPQPQPTSARYSILPTNYGVTTRALPFFSALTWVLKQR; this is encoded by the coding sequence ATGATTAATACTAAGGTTAACTCGctagcaacagcagcaaacaacgatatcatcatcatcggctgcCGAGGCACAAGAAATGATAatgcaaaaagcaaaataatACCGCAACAAGAGGGTCAGCCCCAGGCAATCAACCAACTAGCGAGTTTAGAGGGCCTGCCTCAGGCGGGACACCGGAATAACGGACTCTCATTGCCAagcaccaccaacctcccctctcttccttcttccccctgTCAATCAATTTCCCCCCCCCAGCCCCAACCCACCTCAGCCCGCTACTCAATTTTACCTACTAACTACGGAGTTACCACTCgtgctcttccttttttctcgGCGCTGACTTGGGTTCTCAAGCAAAGATAA
- a CDS encoding RTA1 domain-containing protein (COG:S;~EggNog:ENOG410PN5J;~InterPro:IPR007568;~PFAM:PF04479;~TransMembrane:7 (o12-31i38-61o73-93i114-138o150-172i197-217o229-249i);~antiSMASH:Cluster_7.2;~go_component: GO:0016021 - integral component of membrane [Evidence IEA]) — MEFILYYYTPSAAAAGIFVVLFGISTVLHLLQLVRTRTWFMIPFFIGGILETIGYVGRLLSSLESPDYSTGSYAMQSALILIAPAFLAASIYMTLGRIIRMVQAEHYSVFKLKWVTKIFVAGDVLSFLMQASGAGLMVSGSSDPTTGEHIIIGGLFVQIIFFGFFIITALVFQMRLAKAPTSTSTELSHIWRRHMNALYISSILIFVRSIVRVVEYLQGYDGYLMKHEAFIYVFDALLMFLAMEVLQFVHPSQVNCYLGRGDRYSEKVIKTQKFMSVPVEMEVSSV, encoded by the exons ATGGAATTCATTCTATACTACTACACACCCTCTGCTGCGGCAGCAGGCATCTTTGTGGTTCTGTTCGGCATCAGCACTGTCTTgcaccttctccagctgGTCCGCACCAGAACATGGTTCATGatccccttcttcatcggcgGAATCT TGGAAACAATCGGATATGTTGGCCGTCTCCTCTCGTCACTCGAAAGTCCCGACTACAGCACGGGCTCGTATGCCATGCAAAGCGCCCTTATCCTCATCGCCCCGGCCTTCCTGGCGGCTAGTATTTACATGACCCTCGGTCGCATTATCCGGATGGTACAAGCAGAACACTACTCGGTGTTCAAATTGAAGTGGGTGACAAAGATCTTTGTCGCGGGCGATGTTCTATCGTTCCTGATGCAAGCGTCTG GCGCTGGTCTCATGGTCAGTGGCTCGAGCGACCCAACCACGGGCgagcacatcatcatcggcggtCTCTTCGTTCAGATTATCTTCTTTGGCTTCTTCATTATCACGGCGCTCGTCTTCCAAATGCGACTGGCAAAAGCTCCTACTAGCACCTCAACGGAGCTGTCGCACATCTGGCGTCGCCACATGAACGCCCTCtacatctccagcatcctcaTTTTCGTCCGTTCCATTGTCCGTGTGGTAGAATACCTCCAAGGATACGACGGCTACCTCATGAAACACGAAGCTTTCATCTATGTGTTTGATGCGTTGCTGATGTTCCTGGCGATGGAGGTACTCCAGTTCGTCCACCCTAGCCAGGTCAACTGCTATCTGGGGCGCGGAGACCGTTACTCCGAAAAGGTCATCAAGACGCAAAAGTTCATGTCAGTGCCGGTGGAAATGGAGGTTTCGTCCGTTTGA